The genomic stretch TCGTCCTTGATGCTGAAATTGGGCTGATCTTCAGGCTGAAAGTGTTTGTTGGGGCTGCCGTCCTCGTTCAGGATGCGCCTGGCTGTGTAGCCCACAATTGGATATTTCGCTTTGTAGGTGTCTTTGAATATGCTGTCCAGCGACTGCAGCTCTTCCTCAGTTAATCCGGTCTGTcgggtataaaaaaaaaacacaagttcCAAAGTTACCTCACAATTCAGGCTACAGGAGTGAAGCCACTCCTGATACTGCAGCTATCAGCCTTTAGGTTGAACCCTGTGCCCTAACTGCAGTCTCCCTCCACTGTTCCCATTGCCTACATTCTAGGCAAGCTTATGTCCATAGCATACAaactgtcatccatccatcaatcttctAGTCGCTTATTCTGGATGGGGTCACTGGGGTCCTGAAGCCAGATTTTGGCATCCCAGGGTACAAGGGCTTAGTACCAGTTATGTGCCTCTACTTACAGTGTCATGCGTTAAGTCTTCAGGGTCCAGAGACATTTTAGCAACAGCTTTTGTGCAGTCCCTCCCTGCCAAGGCATTGTACGGTGCGCCTCTCCCGTAAAACTCTGTAAATAAAGGAAATGTAATGTTTCACCAACAGCGGCGATTTTTAAAAAGACAGTCCGCACTCTTACAGAAAAGGCAAATCCATAGGCTGACCCACAGTGAACTTAATTTTCAAAGAACAGAATTAATACTCTTTGTGTTATTCAAAATTAGCATGAACTATATAACACAATAAGTGCTGGTTTGATATATTAACCAACCAGGGGAGTCGTAACGGGGTAAAGAGAAAACCCTAAAACATAACAgcattggtctgggttgggggcccaatatgatatgctataAGGGGGCCCAAATCCatttaaataatgtaaataattctgattttatacaatttgtttttaagaAAGCAAATCtcacacacataaatacactcagtaacaaaaaaaagttaaagcATCAAGACGGAGTGG from Brienomyrus brachyistius isolate T26 chromosome 14, BBRACH_0.4, whole genome shotgun sequence encodes the following:
- the nenf gene encoding neudesin, which codes for MAALWKVLASVLLQALLCPADEVTLKPKTARKPVRLFTDDDLQSYNGQEEGKPIYLAVKGVVFDVTKGKEFYGRGAPYNALAGRDCTKAVAKMSLDPEDLTHDTTGLTEEELQSLDSIFKDTYKAKYPIVGYTARRILNEDGSPNKHFQPEDQPNFSIKDEF